From a region of the Megalops cyprinoides isolate fMegCyp1 chromosome 13, fMegCyp1.pri, whole genome shotgun sequence genome:
- the LOC118788372 gene encoding uveal autoantigen with coiled-coil domains and ankyrin repeats protein-like isoform X1, translated as MKSLKYRFKKHEVAITNADWNKHDERLMKAVERGEVDKVAAVLNKKGVVPTKLDPEGRSAFHLAATRGHLDCLSLILGHNVDATATDSTGKSALHLAARNGHSQCVQKLLQHNCPVGKVDLNGRTALHDAVIAGSFASVELLCDSGAAVHASDSDGRTPLVLATQMCHPQICQLLLERGADIAARDKQNKTALILGCEYACKDAVEVLLKGGADVTAVDGLGHDSYHYARLSKNPELVGLVKDALDSFTQAKEAAKMELKRLQVMNAEGAGQCRAAQDVEKQRESQQEALKKKPQEQRVLLDQLHQLQQQLSQEKSSVEHLQKERDQLRMLLSSKEREDGARVTETVKVQHKSLLGDYSGQSVIKGKEHFLVKQSHSLDSAEVLQSSPPLCSGSRPLEVSRAGVAWLGEAELARKRQEAVEQEVSRLQEALASKSRECEELAQIHEEAQRSSDRQVQELEEALSDVQRRMMDSEAKVKQLQAHVVAMKDRLQGPQADELRAQLHDVKAKYEGASAEVGRVRNQLKQSEQALEEYRKSEGVLAREAEELAEELGHCRQDREEMGAVLADMEACMKEMEAKMAAAVSGEKFDNMKNLLTNAVDEKERQLAELREDYDRVLEEAAELHRELDEERARGGERQGARDALEQQNAALRRRLADVTAKSKALISELELSEEEAELLRERVRDLGHKMQTEHVPLETHQEVAQSLERAAEEVRRELAERVRKGEQLEAELRQLRAENGALNDTVTRLQGESADPERVRSEVGVLSSRNAELEEELVALQGKCQEKERELGVAAAKGAELKQSLQGQYVSREEHERVSAELSRAMQEAQALICRMEAEARERAEELRNVQQGRSALEGTLRGVEAALARDYVSLKDHEEMQRKLEGEASEAESRASEARREQREAQEEMRKLNEAIEDQKRELDSIQEAILSRFVPLSDLEEKESALRDTLRELEEAQRRCDHAQEEAQRHEQEKETLRVELVSLQRRIETDFVPREEHQQMEQEHRSREEQLSRQVEELDQQYQDIAEQNAQSSAQIQDLQRRLVAESARVQRLEEAQRSLSDVRAELQREADALRGRAERAAALEAELQSRSDGAALLEDVTALQAEKLRLEEEAAALTERLSLLSQRCEEARREVARAREGENRARAETEALRAQSSSIQSEIGELKERYDQSLSTIGDLQRRVHTSSELTQAKDKKISELLADVEGLKQALSGLSQLAYSGSTPSKQNQNRDTLQAQVQSLQQQLADAERQHREVVSIYRTHLLSAAQGHMDADVQAALLQIIRMRQEFVC; from the exons gTTCCACCTcgctgccaccagggggcacctGGACTGCCTCAGCCTCATCCTGGGCCACAATGTGGACGCCACGGCCACCGACTCCACCG GTAAAAGCGCCCTGCATCTGGCTGCACGAAACGGACACTCTCAGTGTGTGCAGAAGCTACTGCAG CATAACTGCCCTGTGGGGAAGGTGGACCTGAATGGCAGGACCGCTCTCCACGATGCAG TGATAGCTGGAAGCTTCGCCAGTGTGGAACTGCTCTGTGACAGTGGGGCTGCAGTACATGCCAGTGATTCT GACGGCAGGACTCCCTTGGTGCTGGCCACCCAGATGTGTCACCCCCAAATctgccagctgctgctggagcgaGGCGCAGATATCGCCGCCCGAGACAAACAGAACAA GACTGCTCTGATCCTCGGCTGTGAGTACGCCTGTAAGGACGCAGTGGAGGTGCTGCTGAAGGGCGGGGCGGACGTCACGGCGGTGGACGGCCTGGGGCACGACAGCTACCACTACGCCCGCCTCAGCAAGAACCCGGAGCTGGTGGGGCTGGTGAAGGACGCCCTAGACAGCTTCACCCAAG CAAAGGAAGCTGCCAAGATGGAGCTGAAAAGGTTGCAG GTGATGAATGCAGAAGGAGCAGGGCAGTGTCGAGCTGCACAG GAtgtggagaagcagagagaaagccagcaggaggcgctAAAGAAGAAGCCCCAGGAGCAGAGAGTTCTGCTGGACCAGCTCCACCAGCTGCAACAGCAGCTCAGTCAG GAGAAGTCATCTGTGGAACATCTCCAGAAGGAG AGAGACCAGCTGAGGATGCTTTTATCCAGCAAGGAGAGGGAGGATGGTGCCAGGGTCACCGAGACGGTCAAGGTCCAGCACAAGAGCCTTCTG GGGGATTACTCAGGGCAGTCTGTCATTAAAG GAAAAGAGCACTTCCTGGTGAAGCAGTCTCACAGTCTGGATTCTGCAGAG gtCTTGCAGTCATCCCCGCCCTTGTGTTCTGGGTCCCGCCCCCTCGAGGTATCGCGGGCGGGCGTGGCCTGGTTAGGGGAGGCGGAGCTGGCGAGGAAGAGGCAGGAGGCCGTGGAGCAAGAGGTGAGTCGGCTGCAGGAGGCGCTGGCGAGCAAGAGCCGGGAGTGCGAGGAGCTGGCGCAGATCCACGAGGAGGCGCAGCGCAGCTCGGACCGGCaggtgcaggagctggaggaggccctGAGCGACGTGCAGAGGAGGATGATGGACTCGGAGGCCAAAGTCAAGCAGCTGCAGGCGCACGTGGTGGCCATGAAGGACCGCCTGCAGGGCCCGCAGGCCGACGAGCTCAGGGCCCAGCTGCATGACGTGAAGGCCAAGTACGAGGGCGCGTCGGCCGAGGTGGGGCGGGTGCGCAACCAGCTGAAGCAGAGCGAGCAGGCCCTGGAGGAGTACCGCAAGAGCGAGGGCGTGCTGGCGCGGGAGGCCGAGGAGCTGGCCGAGGAGCTGGGCCACTGCCGGCAGGACCGGGAGGAGATGGGCGCCGTGCTCGCCGACATGGAGGCCTGCATGAAGGAGATGGAGGCCAAGATGGCCGCTGCCGTCTCCGGGGAGAAGTTCGACAACATGAAGAACCTCCTGACCAACGCGGTGGACGAGAAGGAGCGGCAGCTGGCGGAGCTGAGGGAGGACTACGACCGGGTGCTGGAGGAGGCGGCGGAGCTGCACAGGGAGCTGGACGAGGAGCGGGCCCGGGGCGGGGAGCGGCAGGGGGCGCGGGACGCCCTGGAGCAGCAGAACGCAGCGCTGCGGAGGAGGCTGGCCGACGTGACGGCCAAGAGCAAGGCGCTGATCAGCGAGCTGGAGCTGAGCGAGGAGGAGGCCGAGCTGCTCCGGGAGCGCGTGCGCGACCTCGGCCACAAGATGCAGACGGAGCACGTGCCGCTGGAGACCCACCAGGAGGTGGCACAGTCGCTGGAGCGTGCGGCCgaggaggtgaggagggagCTGGCGGAGCGCGTGCGGAAAGGCGAGcagctggaggcggagctgcGGCAGCTGCGGGCAGAGAACGGTGCCCTGAACGACACTGTGACCCGCCTGCAGGGTGAGAGCGCTGACCCGGAGCGGGTCCGCAGTGAGGTGGGAGTGCTGTCGTCTCGAAATgccgagctggaggaggagctggtggccCTCCAGGGGAAGTgccaggagaaggagagggagctggGCGTGGCCGCGGCCAAGGGGGCGGAGCTGAAACAGAGCCTGCAGGGGCAGTACGTGTCGAGGGAGGAGCACGAGAGGGTGAGCGCGGAGCTGAGCCGGGCCATGCAGGAGGCCCAGGCGCTGATCTGCAGGATGGAGGCGGAGGCCAGGGAACGTGCGGAAGAGCTGAGGAACGTGCAGCAGGGGAGGTCCGCTCTAGAGGGGACGCTCCGGGGCGTGGAGGCGGCGCTGGCGAGGGATTACGTCAGCCTGAAGGATCACGAGGAGATGCAGCGGAAGCTGGAGGGCGAGGCGAGCGAGGCGGAGAGCAGGGCGAGCGAGGCCCGGCGGGAGCAGCGGGAGGCgcaggaggagatgaggaagctgaACGAGGCCATCGAGGACCAGAAGCGCGAGCTGGACTCCATACAGGAGGCCATCCTGTCCCGCTTCGTCCCGCTCAGCGacctggaggagaaggagagcgctctgagagacacactgagggagctggaggaggcgcAGAGGAGGTGCGATCATGCCCAGGAGGAGGCGCAGCGCCACGAACAGGAAAAGGAGACACTGAGGGTGGAGCTGGTCTCCCTGCAGAGAAGAATTGAGACGGACTTCGTCCCCCGTGAGGAGCACCAGCAGATGGAGCAGGagcacaggagcagagaggagcagctcagccggcaggtggaggagctggaccAGCAGTACCAGGACATCGCGGAGCAGAACGCCCAGAGCAGCGCCCAGATCCAGGACCTTCAGCGCCGCCTAGTGGCGGAGTCCGCGCGGGTGCAGCGGCTGGAGGAGGCGCAGCGCTCCCTGAGCGACGTCCGGGCGGAGCTGCAGAGGGAAGCTGACGCTCTGCGGGGCCGGGCGGAGAGAGCCGCCGCCCTGGAGGCGGAGCTGCAGAGCCGCAGCGACggcgccgccctgctggaggACGTGACCGCGCTGCAGGCGGAGAAGCTgcggctggaggaggaggcggcggcCCTCACCGAGCGCCTGTCCCTCCTCTCGCAGCGCTGCGAGGAGGCGCGGCGGGAAGTGGCCCGCGCCAGGGAGGGGGAGAACCGCGCCCGGGCCGAGACGGAGGCGCTGAGGGCCCAGAGCAGCTCCATCCAGAGTGAGATCGGGGAGCTGAAGGAGCGGTATGACCAGTCTCTCAGCACCATCGGGGACCTGCAGAGGAGAGTGCACACGTCCTCAGAGCTGACTCAGGCCAAAGACAAGAAG ATCTCAGAGCTGCTGGCAGACGTGGAAGGATTGAAGCAGGCCTTGAGTGGGCTTTCCCAGTTGGCCTACTCTGGCAGCACTCCCAGCAAGCAGAACCAAAACAGGGATACCCTACAGGCCCAGGTCCagagcctgcagcagcagctggct GATGCTGAAAGGCAACACAGAGAAGTGGTTTCCATCTATCGAACCCACCTCCTCAGCGCAGCACAG ggtcACATGGATGCAGACGTCCAGGCCGCCCTGCTCCAGATCATCCGCATGAGACAGGAGTTTGTGTGTTAA
- the LOC118788372 gene encoding uveal autoantigen with coiled-coil domains and ankyrin repeats protein-like isoform X2, whose protein sequence is MSRWLKCTSSYFNADWNKHDERLMKAVERGEVDKVAAVLNKKGVVPTKLDPEGRSAFHLAATRGHLDCLSLILGHNVDATATDSTGKSALHLAARNGHSQCVQKLLQHNCPVGKVDLNGRTALHDAVIAGSFASVELLCDSGAAVHASDSDGRTPLVLATQMCHPQICQLLLERGADIAARDKQNKTALILGCEYACKDAVEVLLKGGADVTAVDGLGHDSYHYARLSKNPELVGLVKDALDSFTQAKEAAKMELKRLQVMNAEGAGQCRAAQDVEKQRESQQEALKKKPQEQRVLLDQLHQLQQQLSQEKSSVEHLQKERDQLRMLLSSKEREDGARVTETVKVQHKSLLGDYSGQSVIKGKEHFLVKQSHSLDSAEVLQSSPPLCSGSRPLEVSRAGVAWLGEAELARKRQEAVEQEVSRLQEALASKSRECEELAQIHEEAQRSSDRQVQELEEALSDVQRRMMDSEAKVKQLQAHVVAMKDRLQGPQADELRAQLHDVKAKYEGASAEVGRVRNQLKQSEQALEEYRKSEGVLAREAEELAEELGHCRQDREEMGAVLADMEACMKEMEAKMAAAVSGEKFDNMKNLLTNAVDEKERQLAELREDYDRVLEEAAELHRELDEERARGGERQGARDALEQQNAALRRRLADVTAKSKALISELELSEEEAELLRERVRDLGHKMQTEHVPLETHQEVAQSLERAAEEVRRELAERVRKGEQLEAELRQLRAENGALNDTVTRLQGESADPERVRSEVGVLSSRNAELEEELVALQGKCQEKERELGVAAAKGAELKQSLQGQYVSREEHERVSAELSRAMQEAQALICRMEAEARERAEELRNVQQGRSALEGTLRGVEAALARDYVSLKDHEEMQRKLEGEASEAESRASEARREQREAQEEMRKLNEAIEDQKRELDSIQEAILSRFVPLSDLEEKESALRDTLRELEEAQRRCDHAQEEAQRHEQEKETLRVELVSLQRRIETDFVPREEHQQMEQEHRSREEQLSRQVEELDQQYQDIAEQNAQSSAQIQDLQRRLVAESARVQRLEEAQRSLSDVRAELQREADALRGRAERAAALEAELQSRSDGAALLEDVTALQAEKLRLEEEAAALTERLSLLSQRCEEARREVARAREGENRARAETEALRAQSSSIQSEIGELKERYDQSLSTIGDLQRRVHTSSELTQAKDKKISELLADVEGLKQALSGLSQLAYSGSTPSKQNQNRDTLQAQVQSLQQQLADAERQHREVVSIYRTHLLSAAQGHMDADVQAALLQIIRMRQEFVC, encoded by the exons gTTCCACCTcgctgccaccagggggcacctGGACTGCCTCAGCCTCATCCTGGGCCACAATGTGGACGCCACGGCCACCGACTCCACCG GTAAAAGCGCCCTGCATCTGGCTGCACGAAACGGACACTCTCAGTGTGTGCAGAAGCTACTGCAG CATAACTGCCCTGTGGGGAAGGTGGACCTGAATGGCAGGACCGCTCTCCACGATGCAG TGATAGCTGGAAGCTTCGCCAGTGTGGAACTGCTCTGTGACAGTGGGGCTGCAGTACATGCCAGTGATTCT GACGGCAGGACTCCCTTGGTGCTGGCCACCCAGATGTGTCACCCCCAAATctgccagctgctgctggagcgaGGCGCAGATATCGCCGCCCGAGACAAACAGAACAA GACTGCTCTGATCCTCGGCTGTGAGTACGCCTGTAAGGACGCAGTGGAGGTGCTGCTGAAGGGCGGGGCGGACGTCACGGCGGTGGACGGCCTGGGGCACGACAGCTACCACTACGCCCGCCTCAGCAAGAACCCGGAGCTGGTGGGGCTGGTGAAGGACGCCCTAGACAGCTTCACCCAAG CAAAGGAAGCTGCCAAGATGGAGCTGAAAAGGTTGCAG GTGATGAATGCAGAAGGAGCAGGGCAGTGTCGAGCTGCACAG GAtgtggagaagcagagagaaagccagcaggaggcgctAAAGAAGAAGCCCCAGGAGCAGAGAGTTCTGCTGGACCAGCTCCACCAGCTGCAACAGCAGCTCAGTCAG GAGAAGTCATCTGTGGAACATCTCCAGAAGGAG AGAGACCAGCTGAGGATGCTTTTATCCAGCAAGGAGAGGGAGGATGGTGCCAGGGTCACCGAGACGGTCAAGGTCCAGCACAAGAGCCTTCTG GGGGATTACTCAGGGCAGTCTGTCATTAAAG GAAAAGAGCACTTCCTGGTGAAGCAGTCTCACAGTCTGGATTCTGCAGAG gtCTTGCAGTCATCCCCGCCCTTGTGTTCTGGGTCCCGCCCCCTCGAGGTATCGCGGGCGGGCGTGGCCTGGTTAGGGGAGGCGGAGCTGGCGAGGAAGAGGCAGGAGGCCGTGGAGCAAGAGGTGAGTCGGCTGCAGGAGGCGCTGGCGAGCAAGAGCCGGGAGTGCGAGGAGCTGGCGCAGATCCACGAGGAGGCGCAGCGCAGCTCGGACCGGCaggtgcaggagctggaggaggccctGAGCGACGTGCAGAGGAGGATGATGGACTCGGAGGCCAAAGTCAAGCAGCTGCAGGCGCACGTGGTGGCCATGAAGGACCGCCTGCAGGGCCCGCAGGCCGACGAGCTCAGGGCCCAGCTGCATGACGTGAAGGCCAAGTACGAGGGCGCGTCGGCCGAGGTGGGGCGGGTGCGCAACCAGCTGAAGCAGAGCGAGCAGGCCCTGGAGGAGTACCGCAAGAGCGAGGGCGTGCTGGCGCGGGAGGCCGAGGAGCTGGCCGAGGAGCTGGGCCACTGCCGGCAGGACCGGGAGGAGATGGGCGCCGTGCTCGCCGACATGGAGGCCTGCATGAAGGAGATGGAGGCCAAGATGGCCGCTGCCGTCTCCGGGGAGAAGTTCGACAACATGAAGAACCTCCTGACCAACGCGGTGGACGAGAAGGAGCGGCAGCTGGCGGAGCTGAGGGAGGACTACGACCGGGTGCTGGAGGAGGCGGCGGAGCTGCACAGGGAGCTGGACGAGGAGCGGGCCCGGGGCGGGGAGCGGCAGGGGGCGCGGGACGCCCTGGAGCAGCAGAACGCAGCGCTGCGGAGGAGGCTGGCCGACGTGACGGCCAAGAGCAAGGCGCTGATCAGCGAGCTGGAGCTGAGCGAGGAGGAGGCCGAGCTGCTCCGGGAGCGCGTGCGCGACCTCGGCCACAAGATGCAGACGGAGCACGTGCCGCTGGAGACCCACCAGGAGGTGGCACAGTCGCTGGAGCGTGCGGCCgaggaggtgaggagggagCTGGCGGAGCGCGTGCGGAAAGGCGAGcagctggaggcggagctgcGGCAGCTGCGGGCAGAGAACGGTGCCCTGAACGACACTGTGACCCGCCTGCAGGGTGAGAGCGCTGACCCGGAGCGGGTCCGCAGTGAGGTGGGAGTGCTGTCGTCTCGAAATgccgagctggaggaggagctggtggccCTCCAGGGGAAGTgccaggagaaggagagggagctggGCGTGGCCGCGGCCAAGGGGGCGGAGCTGAAACAGAGCCTGCAGGGGCAGTACGTGTCGAGGGAGGAGCACGAGAGGGTGAGCGCGGAGCTGAGCCGGGCCATGCAGGAGGCCCAGGCGCTGATCTGCAGGATGGAGGCGGAGGCCAGGGAACGTGCGGAAGAGCTGAGGAACGTGCAGCAGGGGAGGTCCGCTCTAGAGGGGACGCTCCGGGGCGTGGAGGCGGCGCTGGCGAGGGATTACGTCAGCCTGAAGGATCACGAGGAGATGCAGCGGAAGCTGGAGGGCGAGGCGAGCGAGGCGGAGAGCAGGGCGAGCGAGGCCCGGCGGGAGCAGCGGGAGGCgcaggaggagatgaggaagctgaACGAGGCCATCGAGGACCAGAAGCGCGAGCTGGACTCCATACAGGAGGCCATCCTGTCCCGCTTCGTCCCGCTCAGCGacctggaggagaaggagagcgctctgagagacacactgagggagctggaggaggcgcAGAGGAGGTGCGATCATGCCCAGGAGGAGGCGCAGCGCCACGAACAGGAAAAGGAGACACTGAGGGTGGAGCTGGTCTCCCTGCAGAGAAGAATTGAGACGGACTTCGTCCCCCGTGAGGAGCACCAGCAGATGGAGCAGGagcacaggagcagagaggagcagctcagccggcaggtggaggagctggaccAGCAGTACCAGGACATCGCGGAGCAGAACGCCCAGAGCAGCGCCCAGATCCAGGACCTTCAGCGCCGCCTAGTGGCGGAGTCCGCGCGGGTGCAGCGGCTGGAGGAGGCGCAGCGCTCCCTGAGCGACGTCCGGGCGGAGCTGCAGAGGGAAGCTGACGCTCTGCGGGGCCGGGCGGAGAGAGCCGCCGCCCTGGAGGCGGAGCTGCAGAGCCGCAGCGACggcgccgccctgctggaggACGTGACCGCGCTGCAGGCGGAGAAGCTgcggctggaggaggaggcggcggcCCTCACCGAGCGCCTGTCCCTCCTCTCGCAGCGCTGCGAGGAGGCGCGGCGGGAAGTGGCCCGCGCCAGGGAGGGGGAGAACCGCGCCCGGGCCGAGACGGAGGCGCTGAGGGCCCAGAGCAGCTCCATCCAGAGTGAGATCGGGGAGCTGAAGGAGCGGTATGACCAGTCTCTCAGCACCATCGGGGACCTGCAGAGGAGAGTGCACACGTCCTCAGAGCTGACTCAGGCCAAAGACAAGAAG ATCTCAGAGCTGCTGGCAGACGTGGAAGGATTGAAGCAGGCCTTGAGTGGGCTTTCCCAGTTGGCCTACTCTGGCAGCACTCCCAGCAAGCAGAACCAAAACAGGGATACCCTACAGGCCCAGGTCCagagcctgcagcagcagctggct GATGCTGAAAGGCAACACAGAGAAGTGGTTTCCATCTATCGAACCCACCTCCTCAGCGCAGCACAG ggtcACATGGATGCAGACGTCCAGGCCGCCCTGCTCCAGATCATCCGCATGAGACAGGAGTTTGTGTGTTAA